The following proteins come from a genomic window of Nostoc sp. TCL26-01:
- a CDS encoding peptidase domain-containing ABC transporter has product MNPSSSLRVQGELEKNSHNQLSPTPEAAILNLVRLVGGDTSLVSEFSQSWVMRELELGDELINYVVDAEVLDNNDILYLVCQGRVRLLGFNQTLGREISTQLVLAEQTFGADHLFYQQVLPYRAIAASAVSVAAIAIADLQRWLQRLPQLEKYLQRCTSERQALIFFKSYTALHTLTSSQLTKLLPYLVPTHIPSGTSLLTATPPEKGHFWLASGQVQSISIASVTPSVGDGWGYPDITPPNGTAQTDLLVYQLSPKNWDLASAIAPDLFTHQQQPITAAPEIVDSKPAIVLPQLINLSTRASHSDAPTVLVTSEMAEIDFPQVTKSAAKPRLWYSYPFIQQQSSSDCGAACLAMISQYWGKRLSLYSLRNLAQVDRTGASLEGLAVAAQTLGYDVLSVRASLHKLELHPHPWIAHWQGMHYVVVWQIKGDRILISDPAVGRRWLSRSQFSASWTGYSLLLNPTETFKTLKSEKFSLGRYGQTLWHYRKLLRQIILACLLVQVFGLATPIFTQVVLDQIMPVKDLSNLHIFAFSFLCLGVWRTVLTAQHQHLLDYFASRIDLNLVGNFINYTLQLPLHFFASRQVEDIISRVQENRKIQMFISRRAIGAVVDGLMILTYLGLMAYYSWQLTLLVLAWMIPIMILTFVASPHIKQASREVLQESARQNSAMVEMMTGIATVKTTTSERALQKYWEERFLKMLKARLRGQKLAHRWQIARNLIKHIGTTLILWFGASLVIGRQMTLGEFVAFNLLTSSVTHPVLALVGLWDEFPEILISVERLNDVYAATPEGSSQTTLLVMPPIRGEVRFENVSFRYNSFQERNALQNLSFGVRPHQTIGIIGQSGSGKSTLANLLAGLYHPDSGRILIDGNDISGVSPQSLRSQLALVTQESFLFSGTILENITLHDMEFSLVQAIAAAKLAGAHDFIQALPLGYDTQVGERGFMLSGGQKQKIAIARALIRDPKILILDEATSGLDAESERHLQQSLAQISQNRTTFIISHRLSTLRHADYIFVLDQGVVAEHGTHQELMAIAGLYHHLAQLQLNI; this is encoded by the coding sequence ATGAATCCCTCTTCATCGTTAAGAGTTCAGGGAGAGCTGGAAAAAAATTCTCATAATCAGCTATCTCCCACTCCAGAAGCGGCTATCCTCAATCTTGTGAGGTTAGTTGGAGGGGATACAAGTCTAGTTTCAGAGTTTAGCCAAAGTTGGGTAATGCGTGAGTTAGAGCTAGGAGATGAACTGATAAATTATGTTGTGGATGCAGAAGTTTTAGATAATAACGATATTTTGTATTTAGTTTGTCAAGGTAGAGTCAGGTTATTGGGTTTTAATCAAACTCTGGGGCGAGAAATTTCGACTCAATTGGTATTAGCTGAACAAACTTTTGGTGCAGATCATTTATTTTATCAGCAAGTTTTACCATATCGAGCGATCGCCGCCAGTGCAGTTTCAGTTGCAGCGATCGCTATTGCTGATTTGCAGCGATGGTTACAGCGTCTTCCTCAATTAGAAAAGTATCTCCAACGCTGCACCAGTGAGAGACAAGCACTAATTTTCTTTAAAAGCTATACAGCATTACACACACTTACTAGTTCGCAATTAACAAAATTACTCCCTTATTTAGTGCCAACACACATCCCAAGTGGCACATCTTTATTAACAGCAACTCCCCCAGAAAAAGGGCATTTTTGGCTAGCGAGTGGTCAAGTACAATCAATATCTATTGCCAGTGTCACACCTTCAGTCGGTGATGGTTGGGGATATCCCGATATCACACCGCCAAATGGCACAGCGCAAACAGATTTGTTAGTTTACCAACTATCACCAAAAAATTGGGATTTAGCCAGTGCTATTGCACCAGATTTATTTACCCATCAGCAACAACCAATAACAGCAGCACCAGAGATTGTTGATAGTAAACCAGCAATTGTACTACCGCAACTAATTAATTTGTCAACTCGTGCATCTCACTCTGATGCTCCCACAGTCCTTGTCACATCAGAGATGGCAGAGATTGACTTTCCCCAAGTTACAAAGTCAGCTGCTAAACCAAGGCTGTGGTATTCCTATCCTTTTATCCAACAGCAGAGTTCCTCAGACTGCGGTGCGGCTTGTTTGGCAATGATTAGCCAATATTGGGGTAAGCGCTTGAGTCTTTATAGTCTGAGAAATTTAGCACAGGTAGATAGGACTGGCGCATCCCTAGAGGGTTTAGCTGTAGCGGCGCAAACCTTGGGTTATGATGTGCTGTCGGTGAGGGCGAGTTTGCATAAATTAGAGTTGCATCCTCATCCCTGGATTGCTCACTGGCAAGGAATGCACTATGTTGTAGTCTGGCAGATAAAAGGCGATCGCATTTTGATTTCTGACCCGGCTGTCGGTAGACGCTGGTTGTCTCGTTCTCAATTTAGCGCTAGTTGGACGGGCTACTCTTTACTACTCAACCCTACAGAAACTTTTAAAACCCTCAAAAGTGAAAAATTTTCTCTAGGGCGCTACGGGCAAACATTATGGCATTACCGTAAGTTACTCAGGCAGATTATATTAGCCTGCTTATTAGTACAAGTTTTTGGACTGGCAACACCGATATTTACACAGGTTGTTCTCGATCAAATTATGCCTGTCAAAGATTTGTCGAACTTGCATATCTTTGCCTTTAGCTTTTTATGTTTGGGTGTGTGGCGCACTGTCTTGACAGCACAACACCAACATTTATTAGATTATTTTGCCAGTCGCATCGATCTCAACTTAGTGGGCAATTTCATTAACTACACGTTGCAGTTACCGTTACACTTTTTTGCTTCCCGCCAAGTCGAAGATATTATCAGCCGTGTGCAAGAAAACCGCAAAATCCAGATGTTTATTAGCCGTCGGGCTATTGGTGCGGTGGTGGATGGGTTGATGATCCTCACGTATTTAGGGTTGATGGCTTATTACAGTTGGCAACTCACGCTGTTAGTCTTGGCTTGGATGATTCCCATCATGATTTTGACTTTTGTCGCCAGCCCCCATATTAAGCAAGCATCCAGAGAAGTGTTGCAGGAATCAGCTAGACAAAATTCGGCAATGGTAGAGATGATGACGGGAATTGCCACAGTCAAAACTACCACTTCTGAACGCGCTTTGCAGAAGTACTGGGAAGAACGTTTCCTCAAAATGTTGAAAGCGCGATTGCGAGGGCAAAAACTAGCCCATCGCTGGCAAATCGCCCGGAATTTAATCAAGCACATTGGCACTACTTTGATTTTATGGTTTGGTGCTAGTTTGGTGATAGGTAGACAAATGACTTTGGGAGAGTTTGTCGCTTTTAATCTACTGACTAGTAGTGTGACTCATCCTGTATTGGCGCTGGTGGGATTATGGGATGAGTTTCCAGAAATCTTGATTTCGGTGGAACGATTGAATGATGTTTATGCAGCAACACCAGAAGGAAGTTCGCAAACAACTTTACTCGTCATGCCACCAATTCGGGGTGAGGTGAGGTTTGAGAATGTATCGTTTCGCTATAATTCCTTTCAAGAACGCAACGCTTTACAAAATCTCTCGTTTGGAGTCAGACCACACCAAACTATTGGTATTATCGGTCAAAGCGGTTCCGGTAAAAGCACTTTAGCAAATTTACTGGCAGGTTTATATCATCCCGATAGTGGCAGAATTTTGATTGATGGCAATGATATCTCTGGAGTGTCTCCCCAATCATTGCGGAGTCAGTTGGCGTTGGTGACACAGGAGAGTTTTCTGTTTTCTGGGACGATTTTAGAAAACATTACGCTTCATGATATGGAGTTTAGTTTAGTCCAAGCGATCGCTGCTGCCAAGTTAGCAGGCGCACACGATTTTATCCAAGCCTTACCCCTGGGTTATGACACCCAAGTGGGGGAAAGGGGTTTCATGCTTTCTGGGGGACAAAAACAAAAAATTGCGATCGCTCGTGCTTTAATTAGAGATCCCAAAATTTTGATTTTAGATGAAGCTACCAGTGGTTTAGATGCCGAATCAGAACGACACCTGCAACAAAGTCTGGCTCAAATTAGTCAAAACCGCACCACCTTTATCATCTCCCATCGCCTGTCAACTCTGCGTCACGCCGACTATATCTTCGTTTTAGATCAAGGTGTTGTCGCTGAACATGGCACTCACCAGGAATTAATGGCGATCGCTGGTCTTTATCATCACCTCGCTCAACTACAATTAAATATCTAG
- a CDS encoding HetP family heterocyst commitment protein, with translation MNQDITSISSYNKAINPQQFDKVVEAILAGKYSWACVLMLRFAGYNPLHYIPYRTYNRLLKENSNPSKVQQQHDNIKIAPSSAITRSNTNMPSNCLSKIKDIAYLEVVGKQTKEIRGGNLDQWLTEQIHESEYIDLEPQISVTQEISFNFSDLDFMNN, from the coding sequence ATGAATCAAGACATCACAAGCATTAGCAGCTACAACAAAGCCATCAACCCTCAACAATTTGATAAAGTAGTCGAGGCAATTCTTGCTGGTAAATATTCATGGGCGTGTGTTCTCATGCTACGCTTCGCCGGTTATAACCCCTTACACTACATCCCTTACCGCACTTATAACCGCTTACTCAAAGAAAACTCCAACCCCAGCAAAGTACAACAGCAGCATGACAATATCAAAATCGCTCCATCATCTGCCATTACCAGGTCTAACACCAATATGCCATCTAATTGCTTGAGTAAAATTAAAGACATTGCCTATTTGGAAGTAGTAGGTAAGCAAACAAAAGAAATTCGTGGTGGCAATTTAGATCAGTGGTTAACCGAGCAAATTCATGAATCAGAATATATAGATTTAGAGCCACAAATTTCTGTAACTCAAGAAATTTCTTTCAATTTCTCTGATTTAGATTTCATGAATAATTAG